The DNA region AACCTCGTTCGGTCTGGCCAGACCATTGAAATCTACGACTCCGGTTCAGGTGAATATCGCGATGTTGATGTCGAGTCGATCACGCGAGGGGCAGGCTCGGTAGAAGTAGAAGTCTACGACTCTGAGGCCGGTGAGTACCGAACGTTGGAAATGGAAGACTAAGCGGCAGGCCCCTGCGCGCCTCAACTCAACATCGAATGATGGGGACGGTCATGGCAAACCAGACGAGAAACTACTTGCTCATACCGGCAGCGTTCCTCGTGCTGGCTGTCCTGCCGTTACCCTATGGCTATACACGCTTCTGCGATTGGTCGTCACGGTGTCTGCTGTGTTTGGCGCGTACACTGCGTTCAAGGCTGGGGCAGCGGTAAGCTGGGAGGTGGTCGTCATGGGGCTGGTGGCCATCCTGTTCAATCCCCTGATACCCGTAAGCTTCAGCCGTGCGGTCTGG from Rhizobium sullae includes:
- a CDS encoding DUF6804 family protein gives rise to the protein MFGAYTAFKAGAAVSWEVVVMGLVAILFNPLIPVSFSRAVWLPIDLLSGCLFVYLALRKATSAAS
- a CDS encoding DUF5334 family protein; the encoded protein is MPLSAVKLASLVAISLVRPLSAYAWDGVDAATGNAVEIGKGNLVRSGQTIEIYDSGSGEYRDVDVESITRGAGSVEVEVYDSEAGEYRTLEMED